In Pedobacter heparinus DSM 2366, the following are encoded in one genomic region:
- a CDS encoding RagB/SusD family nutrient uptake outer membrane protein, whose protein sequence is MLTITKICSKYFMILSIIFYISSLGCKKFVDIDPPVTDLTTLSAFKEDNTAIAVMTGHFASLSNNDLAFTNFTGISRFTGLSSDELKLWEGVSDAKQIGYFTNDLFSHQGASAGDEYWPYTEIYACNTIIEGVSNSDGLSAAVKNQLLGEAKFMRASYFLNLANLYGDIPMPTSTVVKVNIQLSRTPKKQVYEQIIKDLKEAEALLSPEYLNGGLKKYSSAPERVRPTSWAASALLARVYLYNEEWSNAELTSSKLISNNGLFGLEPLNDVFKKDSREAIWQLQTVYTGMNTGDGGFFILSSFGLSEYNPVYLSSFMLNAFEPGDSRAVPGNWVDKTVISGTTYYYPFKYKLSYGSTQGAEYIMMLRLGEQYLIRAEARAKLENVNGAREDLFVIRRRAGLADATLTANDQNSLLTAVMHERQVELFTEWGHRWFDLKRTGKVDAVMSVVTPTKGGTWQSTDQLYPLPFRDLQRDRNLTQNPGY, encoded by the coding sequence ATGTTAACTATCACCAAAATATGCAGTAAATATTTTATGATTTTATCCATCATATTTTATATATCTAGTTTAGGATGTAAGAAGTTTGTGGACATCGATCCTCCTGTCACAGACCTGACCACACTTAGTGCTTTTAAGGAGGATAATACCGCTATAGCTGTAATGACAGGGCATTTTGCTAGTTTAAGCAACAACGACCTTGCTTTTACAAATTTTACGGGAATCAGTAGATTTACCGGCCTTTCATCAGATGAATTGAAGTTGTGGGAGGGAGTTTCCGATGCTAAACAGATCGGCTACTTTACCAATGATTTATTTTCTCATCAGGGCGCTTCAGCAGGGGATGAATATTGGCCGTATACAGAGATATATGCCTGCAATACCATTATAGAAGGGGTGAGTAATTCTGATGGTTTGAGTGCTGCTGTAAAAAATCAATTGCTGGGAGAAGCGAAGTTTATGAGGGCGTCCTATTTTTTAAATTTAGCAAATCTATATGGCGATATCCCAATGCCTACTTCAACTGTTGTTAAGGTAAATATCCAATTGAGCAGGACTCCCAAAAAACAGGTTTATGAACAGATTATTAAGGATCTGAAAGAAGCGGAGGCCTTACTAAGCCCTGAATATTTAAATGGGGGACTAAAGAAATATTCATCTGCTCCGGAAAGGGTACGGCCCACCAGCTGGGCTGCTTCAGCTTTACTGGCTAGGGTTTACCTATACAATGAGGAATGGAGTAACGCAGAACTAACCTCTTCAAAATTAATAAGTAACAACGGTTTATTTGGTTTGGAGCCCTTAAACGATGTATTTAAGAAAGATAGCCGGGAAGCCATTTGGCAGCTCCAGACTGTGTATACTGGTATGAATACCGGTGACGGAGGCTTTTTTATCCTGAGTAGTTTTGGACTATCCGAATATAACCCCGTATACTTAAGTAGCTTTATGTTAAATGCGTTTGAACCGGGGGATTCCAGGGCTGTTCCTGGAAACTGGGTTGACAAAACCGTGATTTCAGGGACTACTTATTATTACCCCTTTAAATACAAATTGAGTTACGGTTCTACGCAAGGCGCTGAATATATCATGATGCTTCGGTTAGGAGAGCAATATCTGATCAGGGCAGAAGCAAGAGCAAAATTGGAAAATGTTAACGGCGCAAGAGAAGATCTGTTTGTCATCAGAAGAAGGGCAGGTCTGGCTGATGCCACCTTAACGGCCAATGACCAGAATTCCTTACTGACCGCTGTCATGCATGAAAGGCAAGTGGAACTTTTTACTGAATGGGGACACCGATGGTTTGACTTGAAACGTACCGGTAAGGTAGATGCCGTAATGAGTGTGGTTACCCCAACAAAAGGAGGAACATGGCAAAGTACAGATCAGCTCTACCCGCTGCCGTTCAGAGATCTTCAAAGGGACAGGAATTTAACGCAAAACCCTGGGTATTGA